The Bacillus vallismortis genome window below encodes:
- a CDS encoding glycosyltransferase family 2 protein codes for MKQPQPVLTIVVPCFNEEEVFQETCHQLTEVVDGLIEETLIAEDSKILFVDDGSKDRTWALIAMESIRNKKVAGLKLACNVGHQKALLAGLHKAKNKSDCVISIDADLQDDISVIRDFILKYHEGCEIVYGVRRSRKTDTFFKRTTALGFYRLMNKLGIKLIYNHADFRLMNKRSLEELARYPEANLFLRGIVPMIGFKSAEVLYDRKERFAGKTKYPLKKMLSFAFNGITSFSVAPIRFFTLLGFVLFFVSAVAGIGALIQKLLGHTNAGWASLIISIWFLGGLQLMGIGIIGEYIGTIFSEVKSRPKYAIDIDLYNEPLSPLQRQEKERLEKKYS; via the coding sequence TTGAAACAGCCACAGCCAGTGTTAACCATCGTCGTTCCGTGTTTCAATGAAGAGGAAGTGTTTCAAGAGACCTGCCATCAGCTGACAGAGGTTGTAGACGGCTTGATTGAAGAAACATTAATCGCTGAAGACAGTAAAATTCTGTTTGTCGATGATGGCAGCAAAGACCGCACTTGGGCCTTGATTGCCATGGAAAGCATAAGAAACAAGAAGGTTGCCGGCTTAAAATTAGCCTGCAATGTCGGACACCAAAAAGCGCTTTTAGCCGGACTCCATAAAGCGAAGAACAAATCAGACTGTGTCATTTCAATTGATGCTGATCTACAGGACGACATTTCTGTTATCCGGGATTTTATATTGAAGTATCATGAGGGCTGCGAGATCGTTTACGGCGTCCGCCGCAGCAGAAAAACCGATACCTTTTTCAAGCGAACGACCGCTTTAGGATTTTATCGCCTCATGAATAAGCTTGGGATTAAATTAATTTATAATCATGCTGATTTTCGACTAATGAATAAAAGATCGCTTGAAGAGCTTGCTCGCTATCCGGAAGCGAATCTGTTTTTAAGAGGAATTGTTCCCATGATCGGCTTTAAATCTGCCGAAGTCTTGTATGACCGAAAGGAACGTTTTGCCGGCAAAACGAAATATCCGCTGAAAAAAATGCTATCATTCGCTTTTAACGGGATTACATCATTCAGTGTCGCGCCGATTCGCTTTTTTACGCTTTTAGGTTTTGTTTTATTTTTCGTCAGCGCTGTGGCGGGAATCGGTGCACTTATTCAAAAACTGCTCGGCCATACAAATGCAGGCTGGGCGTCGCTCATCATTTCCATTTGGTTTTTGGGCGGTCTGCAATTAATGGGAATCGGGATCATCGGGGAGTATATCGGAACCATTTTTTCAGAAGTGAAAAGCCGGCCGAAATATGCGATTGATATCGATTTGTATAATGAACCGCTGAGCCCGCTCCAGCGCCAGGAAAAAGAGCGGTTAGAAAAAAAGTACAGTTGA
- a CDS encoding transcriptional regulator SplA domain-containing protein, which produces MEKKEEQYINQAEYVPHPTKEGEYALFLHETYHLLSEDDETQTTE; this is translated from the coding sequence ATGGAAAAGAAAGAGGAGCAATACATCAATCAAGCTGAATATGTCCCTCATCCGACAAAAGAAGGAGAATATGCTTTATTTCTTCATGAAACATATCATTTGCTCTCGGAAGATGATGAAACGCAAACAACAGAATAA
- a CDS encoding glycosyltransferase — MKNILIFPFLSISTGHHHVADALQAELESQGLASEKIDIFSHAYRRLEKLSSEAYLKWIQYFPKTYNGIYRLLACGRYQNDKRYPMYEWLFTQQMRHILKEKQPDIAFCTHALPSYLLNRLKPEYPNMTVVNVYTDFFVNQLWGRENIDFHFSPIVDIKKQLMSEGIDPKNIYMTGIPVHRMFEAGSADTCQHHPPYTIIITGGSMGVGGILKWVQDLSPGGNILYKILCGQNEKLYCYVKSLRHPFIEAIPYLHSKAEMNRLYEQASGIMTKPGGVTISECLQKRLPVFIYHALPGQEEMNVNLLKERKLVTDMRNWGMQKAEERMAAFFQSNKQMKEYEKHVNGYLAEISDRKIEDVLKRMI, encoded by the coding sequence ATGAAAAACATTCTCATTTTTCCTTTTTTAAGCATTTCCACAGGGCATCATCATGTGGCGGATGCCCTGCAGGCTGAACTGGAGTCTCAAGGACTCGCATCTGAGAAAATTGATATCTTTTCACACGCATATAGACGATTAGAAAAACTGTCCTCCGAGGCGTATTTAAAATGGATTCAATATTTCCCGAAAACGTACAACGGCATTTACAGGCTCCTCGCCTGCGGACGATATCAAAATGACAAACGCTATCCCATGTACGAATGGCTGTTCACACAACAAATGAGGCACATCCTCAAAGAAAAACAGCCTGATATCGCCTTCTGCACACATGCGCTGCCTTCCTATCTGCTGAACCGGCTAAAGCCGGAATATCCGAATATGACGGTTGTAAATGTATATACTGATTTTTTTGTGAATCAATTATGGGGACGGGAGAACATCGATTTCCATTTTTCTCCGATTGTGGATATTAAGAAACAGCTCATGTCTGAAGGAATCGATCCGAAAAACATATACATGACCGGCATTCCCGTTCACCGAATGTTTGAAGCGGGATCAGCAGACACCTGTCAGCATCATCCGCCATATACCATCATCATCACAGGCGGCAGTATGGGAGTCGGGGGTATTTTAAAATGGGTTCAGGATCTGTCGCCAGGAGGAAACATCTTATACAAAATATTATGCGGTCAAAACGAAAAGCTCTACTGCTATGTCAAAAGTTTACGCCATCCTTTTATTGAGGCGATTCCCTACCTTCACAGCAAAGCAGAGATGAACCGTTTATACGAACAGGCGTCAGGCATTATGACAAAACCAGGAGGCGTGACCATCAGCGAATGCTTACAGAAACGGCTTCCGGTATTTATTTATCATGCGCTGCCGGGCCAGGAGGAAATGAATGTGAACCTTCTAAAGGAACGGAAACTTGTCACAGATATGAGAAATTGGGGTATGCAGAAAGCAGAGGAGCGTATGGCGGCATTTTTCCAATCGAATAAACAGATGAAAGAATATGAAAAACATGTCAATGGATATCTTGCCGAAATCTCCGATCGGAAGATTGAAGATGTGTTAAAAAGGATGATATGA
- a CDS encoding MarR family winged helix-turn-helix transcriptional regulator, protein MMRLSFNEEEVERAMNLYRVFARAFKSVSEHSIRDSKEHGFNPTEFAVLELLYTRGPQKLQQIGSRLLLVSGNVTYVIDKLERNGFLVREQDPKDKRSVYAHLTDKGNEYLDKIYPIHALRIARAFSGLSPDEQDQLIVLLKKAGIHSQHLLFR, encoded by the coding sequence ATGATGAGATTATCGTTTAACGAAGAAGAAGTTGAGCGTGCGATGAATTTGTACAGAGTTTTTGCAAGGGCTTTCAAAAGTGTGTCTGAACATAGTATCCGTGACAGCAAAGAGCATGGCTTTAATCCCACTGAATTTGCTGTATTGGAGCTCCTCTACACAAGAGGCCCGCAAAAATTACAGCAAATTGGGTCGAGACTTCTGCTAGTGAGCGGAAACGTCACATATGTCATTGACAAATTAGAAAGAAACGGGTTTTTAGTAAGGGAGCAGGACCCGAAGGATAAACGCTCCGTTTACGCGCATTTAACTGACAAGGGCAATGAGTATTTGGATAAAATTTATCCGATTCATGCACTGCGTATTGCGAGAGCGTTTTCAGGCCTTTCGCCTGATGAACAGGATCAGCTGATCGTCCTGCTGAAGAAAGCAGGCATTCACAGCCAGCATTTGCTGTTTCGTTAA
- a CDS encoding DUF6044 family protein, with protein sequence MLRLLRQHKKETYYLWIALFLLLLYVSPLFILKEDAHIRVHDNLDSNIAWYKVLADSGEIIGKVDAAIPQIINGLPRDAFGTEWSGIVWLHAFFSSMTAYAISQTITRVVAFLGMYVLLKKHVIPEPKAAFIRIGVSLAFALTPFWPSGMLSTLGYPLALWAFLNIRKGDISWREWLTLGLLPLYSSFVLGFFFFLAGMACFWLYDAITQRRWNLMFLGSIAFMTSIYLFVEYRLVYSMLFSHAPMHRIEFISSRHDVWHSLRLSAKNFVYGHNHVMTVHTVVILPILLLIFAAMLFKRNRTKLENVYLFLFTLNYGLSLWYAFWFNKIWTVPKQKFAFLAEFNFARFHFLRPLVIYVSFALALYLIWRMGRGWKWLVYAAVAAQLMVLAPFNEEYTYGVHYNAPTFREFYASEQFKEIKEYIGRPQDSYRVASIGLHPSIAQYNGFYTLDTYNNLYPLSYKYEFRKIIEKELEKNARLKQYFDEWGSRCYLFVDELGKRYDFKKNSKKTINNLQLNTDVFKKMGGRYIFSSVPIMNADQNHLALVKTFDHIDSAWRIYLYETR encoded by the coding sequence ATGTTACGATTGTTGAGACAACACAAAAAAGAAACATATTATCTCTGGATCGCATTATTTCTCCTTTTGCTGTATGTATCCCCGCTTTTTATTTTAAAGGAAGATGCCCATATTCGCGTCCACGATAATTTAGATTCCAATATCGCTTGGTACAAGGTTTTGGCGGATAGCGGAGAAATCATCGGCAAGGTTGACGCAGCCATTCCGCAAATTATTAACGGGCTGCCGAGAGATGCCTTTGGCACTGAGTGGAGCGGGATTGTTTGGCTGCACGCTTTCTTTTCTTCCATGACCGCCTATGCAATAAGCCAGACGATTACAAGGGTTGTCGCTTTTTTGGGAATGTATGTACTGCTGAAGAAACATGTGATTCCGGAGCCAAAAGCGGCTTTCATCCGAATTGGCGTATCGCTGGCATTTGCTTTAACACCTTTCTGGCCTTCGGGAATGCTGAGTACGCTTGGATATCCTTTGGCACTGTGGGCTTTTTTGAATATCCGAAAAGGGGATATCTCATGGAGAGAGTGGCTGACGCTCGGTTTGCTTCCTTTATATTCAAGCTTTGTCTTAGGTTTCTTCTTTTTCTTGGCAGGAATGGCGTGCTTTTGGCTGTATGATGCCATCACACAAAGAAGATGGAATTTGATGTTTTTAGGCAGCATTGCATTTATGACGAGTATTTACCTTTTCGTTGAATATCGGCTTGTGTATTCAATGCTGTTCTCCCACGCACCGATGCATCGGATAGAATTTATTTCATCACGGCATGACGTATGGCATTCACTTCGTCTATCCGCAAAAAACTTTGTCTATGGGCATAATCATGTGATGACCGTTCACACCGTTGTCATCCTCCCGATCCTGCTGCTTATATTTGCAGCTATGCTGTTCAAGCGAAACCGGACAAAGCTAGAAAATGTTTATCTGTTTTTATTTACGCTTAATTACGGACTATCTTTATGGTATGCGTTTTGGTTCAACAAAATATGGACTGTGCCAAAGCAGAAATTTGCTTTTTTAGCTGAATTTAATTTTGCGCGTTTCCATTTCCTCCGGCCGCTTGTCATATATGTAAGCTTTGCGCTAGCTCTATATCTCATATGGCGGATGGGGAGAGGGTGGAAATGGCTTGTATACGCCGCAGTCGCTGCACAGCTGATGGTTTTGGCGCCTTTTAATGAAGAGTATACGTATGGCGTTCACTACAATGCGCCGACATTCCGGGAGTTTTATGCATCTGAGCAATTCAAGGAGATTAAGGAGTATATCGGGCGACCGCAAGATTCGTACAGGGTGGCGAGCATCGGACTGCATCCGTCTATCGCCCAATATAACGGGTTTTACACGTTAGATACGTATAACAACCTGTACCCGCTTTCATATAAATATGAATTTAGAAAAATCATTGAAAAAGAGCTGGAAAAAAACGCTCGGCTGAAACAATATTTTGATGAATGGGGCAGCCGTTGCTACCTTTTCGTCGATGAGCTCGGGAAACGATATGATTTTAAAAAGAACTCGAAGAAAACGATCAACAATCTTCAATTAAATACAGATGTATTTAAAAAAATGGGCGGTCGTTACATTTTTTCTTCAGTTCCGATCATGAATGCTGATCAAAACCATCTCGCGCTTGTGAAGACGTTTGACCATATAGATTCGGCCTGGCGCATTTATTTATATGAAACAAGATAA
- the tnrA gene encoding MerR family transcriptional regulator TnrA, with translation MATEDHSYKDKKVISIGIVSELTGLSVRQIRYYEERKLIYPQRSSRGTRKYSFADVERLMDIANKREDGVQTAEILKDMRKKEQMLKNDPQVRKKMLEGQLNAHFRYKNR, from the coding sequence ATGGCCACAGAAGATCATTCTTATAAAGACAAAAAAGTGATTTCAATCGGGATTGTGAGTGAATTGACAGGATTGTCCGTAAGACAGATCAGGTATTATGAGGAACGAAAACTCATTTATCCGCAGCGTTCTTCAAGGGGAACGAGAAAGTATTCTTTTGCCGATGTGGAACGGCTGATGGATATCGCCAATAAGCGTGAAGACGGCGTACAGACGGCAGAGATTTTAAAGGATATGCGGAAAAAAGAGCAAATGTTAAAAAACGATCCGCAAGTGCGGAAAAAAATGCTGGAGGGGCAGCTTAATGCGCACTTTCGGTACAAAAACCGTTAA
- the mgtE gene encoding magnesium transporter → MVQNMTYDELILRIIILLRDGKIKDFRSVIDELQPYDMAFIFKEMPEKHRARYLSYLTVDDITDMIGELEREFQLAVLNKVGKTKATLAMNKMDNDDLAQLLEEMDEELKEQLLSSMEASESKAVQLLMNYPADSAGRMMTNRFVWIPQHYTVKDAVVKLKSFAEIAESINYLYVINESKQLVGVLSYRDLILGEPEEKVQDLMFTRVISADALQDQEEVARLIERYDFLAIPVVEENNVLVGIVTVDDIIDVVIREADEDYEKFAASGKDITFDTKSYVAAYRRLPWLILLLFIGLISGSIISYFEDALQQVVALAFFMPMVSGMTGNTGTQSLAVVIRGLSKEELNKKTIVRLIFREFRTSIYIGAVCSVLIAIVSILWQGNALLGFVVASSLFFTLIIGTMSGTIIPIILHKLKVDPAIASGPLITTLNDILSLLIYFGIATAFIHSL, encoded by the coding sequence ATGGTTCAAAACATGACCTATGACGAACTCATTTTACGCATCATTATTTTATTGCGAGACGGGAAGATTAAGGATTTCAGAAGCGTTATTGATGAGCTTCAGCCCTATGATATGGCATTTATTTTCAAAGAAATGCCGGAAAAACACCGCGCCCGCTATTTATCTTATTTAACTGTAGATGATATCACGGATATGATCGGGGAGCTGGAGCGCGAATTTCAGCTTGCCGTCTTAAATAAAGTCGGAAAAACAAAAGCAACACTTGCGATGAACAAAATGGACAACGATGACCTCGCGCAATTGCTTGAAGAAATGGATGAAGAACTGAAGGAACAGCTTTTGTCCAGCATGGAAGCGTCAGAGTCAAAAGCTGTACAGCTTTTGATGAACTATCCGGCCGACTCAGCGGGACGCATGATGACAAACCGGTTTGTGTGGATTCCTCAGCATTACACGGTAAAAGACGCGGTCGTCAAATTAAAAAGCTTTGCTGAAATAGCTGAATCGATCAACTACTTATATGTCATCAATGAAAGCAAACAGCTGGTGGGCGTGCTATCCTACCGTGATTTGATTTTGGGCGAACCTGAAGAAAAGGTGCAGGATTTAATGTTTACCCGCGTCATATCAGCAGACGCTCTTCAGGATCAGGAAGAAGTTGCCCGTCTGATTGAACGTTACGATTTCTTGGCGATCCCGGTTGTGGAAGAAAACAATGTTCTTGTCGGCATTGTAACAGTCGATGATATTATCGACGTCGTCATTCGGGAAGCTGATGAGGATTACGAAAAATTTGCCGCTTCCGGTAAAGACATCACCTTTGACACAAAGTCTTATGTGGCGGCATACCGACGCCTGCCATGGCTGATTTTGCTCTTGTTTATCGGGCTGATTTCAGGAAGCATTATCAGTTATTTTGAAGATGCGCTGCAGCAGGTTGTCGCGCTGGCATTTTTCATGCCGATGGTGTCAGGGATGACAGGAAATACGGGAACACAATCCCTCGCGGTTGTCATCAGAGGGTTGTCTAAAGAAGAATTGAACAAAAAAACGATTGTACGCCTGATCTTTCGGGAGTTCAGAACAAGTATTTATATCGGAGCGGTTTGTTCTGTGCTGATTGCGATTGTCTCCATCTTATGGCAGGGAAACGCGCTGCTGGGATTTGTTGTCGCTTCTTCACTATTCTTCACTTTAATTATCGGCACAATGTCAGGAACAATTATCCCTATTATTTTGCACAAGCTGAAAGTAGACCCGGCGATCGCTTCAGGACCGCTGATCACAACGTTAAACGATATTTTGTCTTTATTAATTTACTTTGGCATTGCCACTGCATTCATACACTCATTATAA
- a CDS encoding PepSY domain-containing protein: MLKKRWMVGLLAGCLAAGGFSYNAFAKENNDNIQTAASKTGALTEQEAESIAKTVVDGTVEDIDRDIYNGKEVYEVEIEKDGEDYDVYVDIKTRQALNDPLKEKAEQVAITKEEAEEMALKQTNGTVTESKLDEDDGAYIYEIEIKTKQGTEAEFDISAKDGRIIKQEIDD; encoded by the coding sequence ATGCTTAAGAAACGATGGATGGTTGGTCTTTTAGCAGGATGTTTAGCGGCTGGCGGATTCAGCTACAACGCGTTTGCGAAAGAAAACAATGATAACATACAGACTGCCGCTTCCAAGACTGGTGCACTCACTGAACAGGAAGCAGAATCAATTGCCAAAACGGTTGTTGACGGCACAGTGGAAGACATCGACAGAGATATTTACAACGGCAAAGAAGTCTATGAAGTAGAGATTGAAAAAGACGGTGAAGACTACGACGTATATGTAGATATTAAGACAAGACAAGCGCTTAATGACCCGTTAAAGGAGAAAGCAGAACAAGTCGCTATAACAAAAGAAGAAGCTGAAGAAATGGCCTTAAAGCAAACGAATGGAACCGTAACAGAAAGCAAGCTTGATGAAGACGATGGTGCTTACATCTATGAAATTGAAATCAAAACGAAACAAGGCACTGAGGCGGAATTTGACATTTCCGCAAAGGATGGACGTATCATCAAGCAGGAGATAGACGACTAA
- a CDS encoding metallophosphoesterase: MFTILLSLAILVSVPFIYKANRNTKDVKVNSISIDQKDGLPARKKLNILHLSDFHLENISVSPEELYRLTKNQPVDIIALTGDFLDRKRNIPKLAGYLNALQKLEPAYGMYAVFGNHDYVLKDRDFLRLKRVLEENGCITLQNEHVRIETAAGPVNIIGIDDYSTNRSNIAGSYQDLENGYQLVLTHDPNIILDMKDVHFDYLLSGHFHGGQIHWPKPYHLVKMGKLVRMNMIKGLHYHHDKPFYISEGLGQTGVNIRVGSRPEVTFHQI; encoded by the coding sequence TTGTTTACAATCTTACTTTCATTAGCCATACTCGTATCTGTGCCATTTATATATAAAGCGAACCGCAATACAAAAGATGTGAAGGTCAACAGCATTTCAATTGATCAAAAAGACGGCCTTCCAGCTAGAAAAAAATTGAATATCCTTCATTTATCAGATTTTCACTTAGAAAACATTTCTGTTTCACCTGAAGAGCTATATCGTTTAACAAAAAATCAGCCTGTGGACATCATTGCGCTCACCGGAGATTTTCTAGATCGGAAACGTAATATTCCGAAGCTGGCAGGTTACTTAAACGCATTGCAAAAGTTGGAACCTGCATATGGAATGTACGCGGTGTTCGGTAATCATGATTATGTATTAAAAGATAGGGACTTTCTGAGATTGAAGCGTGTTTTAGAGGAAAACGGCTGTATCACGCTGCAAAATGAACATGTTCGAATTGAGACGGCCGCGGGGCCTGTCAATATTATCGGCATTGATGATTACAGCACGAACCGCAGTAATATTGCCGGCTCTTATCAAGATCTAGAAAACGGCTATCAGCTCGTATTAACACATGACCCAAACATTATTCTGGATATGAAAGATGTTCATTTTGATTACCTGCTCTCAGGCCATTTTCACGGCGGGCAAATCCACTGGCCAAAACCGTATCACTTGGTGAAAATGGGCAAGCTCGTGCGCATGAACATGATTAAAGGGCTTCATTATCACCACGATAAACCGTTTTATATCAGCGAAGGTTTAGGACAAACCGGTGTAAATATCCGTGTCGGAAGCCGCCCAGAAGTGACATTTCATCAGATATAA
- a CDS encoding PepSY domain-containing protein: MNKSIKAISAAAAVLAIIICAVLIIRQTHEDVMSKEAVVKKVEASYEGEITNVTQSKDKKTYDMTLENPKGTYFIKADAKSADILSMNRIKAMNPSVMTEKEAEQLALERVPGTVKKQTHQNRVATYTIQKKDGKTYEVKVDMQAKAVVSADQISGKDQPKTPITENEAKTIAERETSGTADDADLEESGGTLIFEVDVDLPDDKEATVKINAYTGKVANIVYED, encoded by the coding sequence ATGAACAAATCAATCAAAGCAATATCTGCTGCAGCGGCGGTTTTAGCCATCATCATCTGTGCGGTTCTTATCATTCGGCAAACCCATGAAGATGTAATGTCAAAGGAGGCTGTCGTAAAAAAAGTCGAAGCCTCTTATGAAGGCGAGATCACGAATGTAACACAATCAAAGGATAAAAAAACATATGATATGACCCTTGAAAATCCAAAGGGAACTTATTTTATAAAAGCTGATGCAAAATCGGCTGACATTCTTTCGATGAACAGAATTAAAGCGATGAATCCATCTGTCATGACAGAAAAAGAAGCCGAGCAACTCGCACTTGAGCGGGTCCCGGGAACCGTCAAAAAACAAACACATCAGAATCGTGTTGCCACATATACCATTCAAAAAAAAGACGGAAAAACATACGAAGTGAAGGTAGACATGCAGGCAAAAGCAGTTGTGTCTGCTGACCAAATCAGCGGTAAAGATCAACCCAAAACACCGATTACGGAAAACGAAGCGAAAACCATTGCAGAGAGAGAAACGAGCGGGACGGCGGATGACGCAGATCTCGAAGAAAGTGGGGGCACTCTCATCTTTGAAGTGGATGTTGATCTTCCGGATGATAAAGAAGCGACAGTGAAAATCAATGCCTACACCGGAAAAGTTGCGAACATTGTGTATGAAGACTGA
- a CDS encoding ATP-binding protein: MKLKTKIHLYTSLSLLLLLILVHTAVYLIFSSALTSKDAARLADETSNIAEALHAAETEGVALQDMLQAYLPANGMVRVVNGDQKAVMTITKEKAYKEFPLAFHSGETADVRKHDGKLFAEAAVPVIWTDGQVVSLQLVERLENTEESLFLLKIILIAASAAVCIASFFAGSLLARRIINPIRRLMMTMKDIQREKAFKTISLEGQSHDELYQMGLTFNEMAMMLKEHYDKQQQFVQDASHELKTPLTIIESYSSLMKRWGAKKPEVLEESIEAIYSEALHMKKLTNQLLTLAKSREGLELDLKTIDLVEVSRTVMQTLQPVYQRDIFLETDKESLFVIADEERIKQLLTILLDNAIKYSEKAIVMTAGTRNGLPILSVRDEGIGIAEEHIPHLFERFYRADEARNRKTGGTGLGLSIAKQIADEHGLELSVKSTPEQGTAVTMEFREQNGGG; this comes from the coding sequence ATGAAGCTAAAGACCAAGATTCATCTATACACATCACTATCGCTGTTACTGTTATTAATTCTGGTCCATACCGCGGTCTATCTCATTTTTTCATCCGCCCTGACATCAAAGGATGCGGCCCGGCTTGCAGATGAGACCAGTAACATCGCCGAAGCACTGCATGCTGCTGAAACAGAAGGAGTGGCTTTGCAGGACATGCTGCAGGCCTATCTTCCGGCAAACGGCATGGTCCGTGTTGTGAATGGAGATCAAAAAGCTGTGATGACCATAACAAAAGAAAAAGCGTATAAAGAATTCCCTCTCGCTTTTCATAGCGGTGAAACTGCAGATGTAAGGAAACATGACGGCAAACTGTTTGCTGAAGCTGCTGTTCCGGTTATTTGGACCGATGGGCAAGTGGTATCTCTTCAGCTGGTTGAAAGGCTGGAGAACACAGAAGAGAGTCTGTTTCTGCTGAAAATCATCTTAATCGCTGCGAGTGCTGCTGTCTGTATCGCTTCTTTTTTTGCGGGAAGCTTGCTCGCCCGCCGGATCATCAATCCGATCAGGCGATTAATGATGACGATGAAAGACATACAGCGGGAGAAAGCATTCAAAACGATTTCCTTGGAAGGACAGTCCCACGACGAGTTATATCAGATGGGGCTGACGTTTAATGAGATGGCGATGATGCTGAAAGAGCATTACGATAAACAGCAGCAATTCGTTCAAGATGCTTCACACGAATTGAAAACCCCGCTCACAATTATAGAAAGCTACAGCAGCCTGATGAAGAGATGGGGGGCAAAAAAGCCGGAAGTGCTTGAGGAATCGATAGAAGCTATTTATTCAGAAGCGCTGCATATGAAAAAACTGACCAATCAGCTTCTGACATTGGCCAAAAGCCGCGAAGGCCTTGAGCTTGATCTGAAAACAATCGATCTGGTTGAAGTGTCGCGCACTGTCATGCAAACGCTCCAGCCTGTCTATCAGCGTGACATTTTTCTTGAAACAGATAAGGAGAGCCTGTTTGTAATAGCTGATGAAGAACGCATCAAGCAGCTGCTGACCATTTTGCTCGATAATGCCATTAAATATAGTGAAAAAGCCATTGTGATGACAGCCGGAACGAGGAATGGGCTACCGATTCTGTCAGTAAGGGATGAAGGCATCGGAATAGCTGAGGAGCATATCCCGCACCTGTTCGAACGGTTCTACCGAGCGGATGAGGCACGAAACAGAAAAACAGGCGGAACGGGTTTAGGCCTTTCCATTGCCAAGCAAATCGCCGATGAGCACGGCCTTGAGCTGTCTGTAAAAAGTACGCCGGAACAAGGAACAGCTGTCACCATGGAATTCAGAGAACAGAATGGGGGAGGCTGA
- a CDS encoding stress protein translates to MSNLLKSALEKERSHYSEKLFQIGVYNKEVMNKMTITELRKEYAYFFRSIPNDKKYPYTR, encoded by the coding sequence ATGAGTAATTTATTGAAATCCGCTTTAGAAAAAGAACGAAGCCATTATTCTGAAAAACTCTTTCAAATAGGAGTTTATAATAAAGAAGTCATGAACAAAATGACGATTACTGAACTGCGGAAGGAATACGCATATTTCTTTCGCAGCATTCCAAATGACAAAAAATATCCTTATACAAGATAA